One segment of Primulina tabacum isolate GXHZ01 chromosome 6, ASM2559414v2, whole genome shotgun sequence DNA contains the following:
- the LOC142547967 gene encoding putative small nuclear ribonucleoprotein G isoform X2 produces MSRSGQPPDLKKYMDKKLQIKLNANRTVVGTLRGFDQFMNLVIDNTVEVNGDEKTDIGMVVIRGNSVVTVEALEPVARPQ; encoded by the exons ATGAGCAGATCAGGTCAACCCCCAGATCTCAAGAA GTACATGGACAAGAAGCTACAGA TAAAGCTGAATGCCAACCGTACAGTGGTCGGAACCCTTCGTGGTTTCGATCAGTTTATGAACCTGGTGATAGACAACACTGTTGAAGTGAATGGAGATGAGAAAACCGATATTGGCATGGTG GTTATCAGAGGAAATAGTGTGGTTACTGTTGAAGCTCTTGAGCCGGTTGCCCGCCCACAATGA
- the LOC142548347 gene encoding uncharacterized protein LOC142548347, whose amino-acid sequence MPQVDLVSACTGGGNDRKVVCVTLADDESPENEFIPDEEDTDFPPESFWLSKDAEYDWFDRNALSERKDSTKGNANSANLNPNSNHSFQRFSVALKSKASIIGLPKTQKNTFVDAHRRTCRSVNVRLFPKHSSSAGKSTVPIIDPGSPKVSCIGRVRSKRGRRRPSSSKITEKQLEKQKTSRKKQVEKSKTTGAEIKKQKKKGGFYSKLMSVFRSKKANKYPDRSSSCKIVEVTEKKPVAVGAQWRSVSHKAAWEPPSLGGVTRFSSGRRSGSWAAEDLNQVGSESLEMDRRACVMSRS is encoded by the coding sequence ATGCCTCAAGTCGATCTTGTCAGCGCTTGCACTGGTGGAGGAAATGACCGGAAAGTCGTATGTGTAACTTTGGCAGACGATGAATCGCCGGAAAATGAATTCATTCCCGATGAAGAAGACACCGACTTCCCGCCGGAGTCTTTCTGGCTGTCTAAGGATGCTGAATACGATTGGTTCGATCGTAACGCCCTTTCCGAGAGAAAAGATTCCACCAAAGGCAACGCGAACTCGGCGAATTTGAACCCTAATTCTAACCACAGTTTTCAGAGGTTTTCAGTTGCCTTGAAATCCAAGGCTTCCATTATTGGACTGCCAAAGACGCAGAAGAACACTTTTGTGGATGCACATAGAAGGACATGTAGATCGGTGAACGTGAGGCTGTTTCCCAAACACTCCTCCTCGGCGGGGAAATCGACTGTTCCTATAATTGATCCGGGGTCCCCGAAGGTTTCTTGTATCGGGAGAGTCCGCTCGAAGCGCGGCAGACGGAGGCCGAGCTCCTCCAAGATAACCGAGAAACAGCTGGAAAAACAAAAAACCAGCCGGAAGAAGCAGGTGGAGAAATCAAAAACCACCGGCGCCGAGATAAAGAAGCAGAAGAAGAAGGGCGGGTTTTATTCCAAGTTAATGAGCGTATTCCGGTCCAAGAAGGCTAACAAGTATCCAGACCGCTCGAGTAGCTGTAAAATTGTGGAAGTCACGGAGAAAAAACCGGTGGCAGTTGGAGCGCAGTGGAGGAGCGTGAGTCACAAAGCTGCGTGGGAGCCGCCGAGTTTGGGAGGCGTGACGCGGTTCTCTTCGGGGCGGCGATCCGGGTCTTGGGCCGCGGAGGATCTGAATCAAGTGGGTTCGGAGTCGCTGGAAATGGATCGGCGCGCGTGTGTCATGAGCAGAAGTTAG
- the LOC142548501 gene encoding F-box/kelch-repeat protein At1g57790-like: MARGRKRVKLLADTIKKERGDSSVDSDEEQTWSALPIELLEQFISKLNLKDNIRASAVCKCWLAVAFSVRQANKPPWLMYMPKHGDLCEFYDPSERKKYWLKFPELQDSRLCYAKDGWLLMMNPKPQNIFFFCPYTREVIKLPVLQRLALQMIAFSAAPTSPSCVLFTVRRVVGSIVEIRTCRPGDKEWTTTNYESHPTFDCSLFDKIVFSKGHFCCFSYTSFLGLYSHSKNSWTVHHVPLPQRPLNSYSKSWYNRKFMAEHGGIVYLVNSSSHDDPLVFKLDETKMAWIRIETLGNLTLFVSFYSCHAVTDLLGKMRNSVYFPKVLYYGKRCVQYSLDKERFFPRKKLNDWEENDTFDHIWIEAPEDLSFLYERRKS; the protein is encoded by the exons ATGGCCAGGGGGAGAAAAAGGGTGAAGTT GTTAGCTGATACGATAAAAAAAGAGAGAGGAGATTCAAGTGTGGATTCAGATGAGGAACAGACATGGTCGGCGCTTCCAATTGAGCTTTTGGAACAGTTTATTTCCAAATTAAACTTAAAAGACAATATCCGTGCATCTGCCGTTTGCAAGTGCTGGTTAGCTGTTGCATTCTCTGTCCGGCAAGCCAATAAACCTCCCTGGTTAATGTATATGCCTAAACATGGGGATCTTTGTGAATTCTATGACCCCTCAGAGCGCAAGAAATATTGGCTCAAGTTTCCGGAGTTGCAAGACTCTAGACTTTGCTATGCCAAGGATGGTTGGTTGCTGATGATGAACCCtaaacctcaaaacatattctTCTTTTGCCCTTATACCCGAGAGGTGATAAAATTGCCTGTTCTGCAACGGTTAGCACTTCAAATGATTGCTTTTTCGGCCGCGCCAACATCTCCTAGCTGTGTTCTTTTCACAGTTAGGCGAGTTGTTGGCTCTATCGTTGAAATTAGGACATGTCGTCCTGGTGATAAAGAATGGACGACCACTAATTACGAAAGCCACCCAACATTTGATTGCAGTCTGTTTGATAAGATTGTATTCTCCAAGGGCCATTTCTGTTGTTTTAGCTATACCAGCTTTTTGGGGCTTTATAGTCACAGCAAAAATTCTTGGACTGTTCATCATGTGCCCCTACCTCAGAGGCCCCtgaattcatattcaaagtctTGGTATAACAGAAAGTTCATGGCAGAGCATGGTGGAATTGTCTACCTTGTAAACAGTAGCTCTCATGATGACCCGCTCGTATTCAAGTTAGACGAGACAAAAATGGCATGGATAAGAATTGAAACTTTAGGAAACTTGACGCTCTTTGTGAGTTTCTATTCATGCCATGCTGTGACGGATCTTCTTGGAAAGATGAGAAATAGTGTTTATTTCCCCAAGGTTCTCTACTATGGCAAGCGTTGCGTTCAATATTCTCTGGATAAAGAGAGATTCTTCCCCCGAAAGAAGCTTAACGATTGGGAGGAAAACGACACCTTTGACCACATTTGGATCGAAGCCCCCGAAGACCTATCATTCTTGTATGAACG GAGAAAGAGTTAA
- the LOC142547967 gene encoding putative small nuclear ribonucleoprotein G isoform X1, with product MSRSGQPPDLKKYMDKKLQSKSPILNANRTVVGTLRGFDQFMNLVIDNTVEVNGDEKTDIGMVVIRGNSVVTVEALEPVARPQ from the exons ATGAGCAGATCAGGTCAACCCCCAGATCTCAAGAA GTACATGGACAAGAAGCTACAGAGTAAGAGCCCAATT CTGAATGCCAACCGTACAGTGGTCGGAACCCTTCGTGGTTTCGATCAGTTTATGAACCTGGTGATAGACAACACTGTTGAAGTGAATGGAGATGAGAAAACCGATATTGGCATGGTG GTTATCAGAGGAAATAGTGTGGTTACTGTTGAAGCTCTTGAGCCGGTTGCCCGCCCACAATGA
- the LOC142548500 gene encoding rho GTPase-activating protein 5-like: MTVTLPSHPTSITCVAPTNNDALPQQTFLNPVALYRRNNCNYSYITDTQIIGVEEERGDQLSVLAVLVTVFRKSLVGCRSTSCELEQQLMEIGVPTNVRHVAHVTFDRFDGFLGLPVEFEPEVPRRPPSASTRVFGVSTESMQLSFDTRGNCVPTILLMMQRRLYSQGGLQSEGIFRINAENGQEEYVREQLNNGMIPENIDVHCLGGLIKAWFRELPRAILDSLSPEQVILAQSEDECTHLVSLLPPTEEALLDWAINLMADVAQLEYLNKMNARNIAMVFAPNMTHMSDPLTALMYVVQVMNFLKTLVMKTLRAREDSVPDADRALNLKPPDEDAHQGSLGRVILEVNKVSDQDEQLRVGEEPLSEKNCYANSTSPTKPETSNSANCFLGSVESMLTDASDNLSANRLDCEKDAFGNGRRQQKSRRTERKSNNVKKESRKPAAKSKELSITSRLNSRAERVESWR; encoded by the exons ATGACAGTGACACTGCCTTCACACCCAACCTCCATTACATGTGTAGCACCTACAAACAATGATGCTTTACCCCAACAAACCTTTCTTAACCCTGTAGCTTTGTACAGGAGAAATAATTGTAATTATAGCTATATTACTGATACGCAAATAATCGGAGTAGAAGAAGAGAGGGGGGATCAGCTCTCTGTTCTGGCAGTTTTGGTGACTGTTTTCAGGAAATCTTTGGTGGGTTGTCGAAGCACAAGCTGTGAGCTTGAACAACAGCTAATGGAGATTGGGGTGCCTACCAATGTGAGACATGTTGCTCATGTTACTTTTGACAGGTTTGATGGGTTTCTAGGTCTCCCGGTCGAGTTTGAACCTGAAGTTCCGAGAAGGCCACCTAGTGCTAG TACAAGAGTTTTTGGAGTTTCGACGGAGTCAATGCAGCTGTCTTTTGACACCAGAGGTAATTGTGTTCCAACTATACTTTTGATGATGCAAAGACGCTTGTACTCGCAAGGTGGCTTGCAG TCGGAAGGAATCTTCAGGATTAATGCGGAGAATGGCCAGGAAGAGTATGTCCGGGAACAATTAAATAATGGGATGATCCCAGAAAACATTGATGTGCATTGTTTAGGAGGCCTGATTAAG GCTTGGTTTAGAGAACTCCCTAGAGCAATATTGGACTCCCTTTCCCCAGAACAGGTGATACTGGCTCAATCAGAAGATGAGTGCACTCATCTTGTTAGTCTCCTTCCTCCAACGGAAGAAGCACTACTGGACTGGGCAATTAACCTGATGGCTGATGTTGCTCAGCTCGAATATCTCAACAAAATGAATGCACGGAACATTGCCATGGTTTTCGCACCCAATATGACTCAC ATGTCTGATCCTTTGACAGCATTGATGTATGTGGTCCAAGTCATGAATTTTCTCAAAACTCTCGTCATGAAAACATTGAGAGCAAGAGAAGATTCGGTACCAGATGCTGATCGTGCACTGAATTTGAAGCCTCCAGATGAAGATGCCCATCAGGGCTCGTTGGGACGTGTAATTCTTGAAGTCAACAAAGTGAGTGACCAGGATGAACAACTTCGTGTTGGCGAAGAACCGTTGTCAGAAAAAAACTGCTATGCTAATTCTACGTCCCCAACCAAGCCAGAAACCAGCAATTCAGCCAATTGTTTCCTTGGTTCTGTTGAGAGCATGCTAACTGATGCGTCTGATAATCTTTCTGCAAATAGACTTGACTGTGAAAAAGATGCTTTTGGTAATGGAAGAAGACAACAAAAGAGTCGGAGGACCGAAAGAAAATCCAATAATGTGAAGAAAGAGTCCAGAAAACCTGCTGCAAAAAGCAAGGAATTGAGCATTACTAGCCGCTTAAATTCACGAGCCGAAAGGGTGGAATCCTGGAGGTGA